The genomic segment AAATAATAAAATGATTTATATCCCGCCCGGTTTCGCCCATGGGTTTCTTACCCTTAGCAGCGTGGCGGAAGTCTTATATAAGTGTACCAGTGAATATTCACCCGCCCATGAACGGGGCATCGCCTGGAATGACCCGGAGATTAACATTGACTGGCCTGTAAAGGCCCCCATCCTTTCAGCAAAAGACCGGTCATATCCGGTGTTAAAAGATGCAGACAATAATTTTAAGTATTAAATTTGAAATTTTCTAACAGTATATATTGACATCCTCAGCTTGTTTCAGGGTCTTGTATTTTTATTTCACAAGGGGGAATATAGAAGATGCTCACTAATGTAATCCTGAAGTATCGCAGGGTCTTAATAGTGTGTGTTCACCTTATCCTGATTGTCGTATCAAATCTTCTCGCCTTTACCCTCAGATTTGAATGGAAGATCCCGCCTGATTATTATTACATGATTGGTGCAACCCTGCCGGTTATCATACTTGTCCGGCTTGGCCTCTTCTACTTCATGGACCTCCACAAAGGACTATGGAGATATGCCAGTGTAAGAGATGTGATCCAGATCTTTAAAGCGGTAATATTCAGCTCTGCAATCAATGGACTTATCATATACCTTGTTATGGGACTTCACGCATATCCCCGTTCAATACTTGTTATGGATACGATCTTTCTTATCGGTTTGATGGGTGGCGTCCGGCTTGGTACAAGGATTATACGTGAGAAGACAAGGCTTACCCTTCGTGAAGACAGAGGGGTTTTTATATATGGCGCTGGTGATGCCGGTGAACTCCTGCTCAGGGATATGCTGAAAAATCCCGGCTATTCACACCATGTAACAGGCTTTATTGACGATGATGACAAGAAGAAGGGGCTTAAGATCCACTCAGTGCCGGTCCTTGGCTCCGGAGATGACCTGCCGCATCTTATAAAAAAACATGACCCGGAGGAGATTATCATAGCCATTCCTTCTGCCAAGCCTCTCCAGGTCCAGAAGATTATGGGTAAGTGCAGTAAGCACCATGTAGCGCTCAAGACCCTTCCAAGCCTGAGGGATGTTATCAGGGGGCAGGTCACGGTAAATCAGATAAGAGATATATCAATAGAAGACCTCCTCTTCAGGGATCCCGTCTCGATAAATCCGGAAAATATCCGGGACCTTGTGTGCGGCAAGAGGGTCTTTGTTACAGGAGCCGCCGGTTCAATAGGTTCGGAATTGTGCAGACAGATAATCAAACATAACCCCCGCAGCCTTGTACTTTATGACCGCAACGAAAACGGTCTCTATTTTATTGACCATGAGCTTGGAAATAAATATTCGAGAGACTTCTTCAGTGTTGTGATCGGCGA from the Nitrospirota bacterium genome contains:
- a CDS encoding polysaccharide biosynthesis protein, with the translated sequence MLTNVILKYRRVLIVCVHLILIVVSNLLAFTLRFEWKIPPDYYYMIGATLPVIILVRLGLFYFMDLHKGLWRYASVRDVIQIFKAVIFSSAINGLIIYLVMGLHAYPRSILVMDTIFLIGLMGGVRLGTRIIREKTRLTLREDRGVFIYGAGDAGELLLRDMLKNPGYSHHVTGFIDDDDKKKGLKIHSVPVLGSGDDLPHLIKKHDPEEIIIAIPSAKPLQVQKIMGKCSKHHVALKTLPSLRDVIRGQVTVNQIRDISIEDLLFRDPVSINPENIRDLVCGKRVFVTGAAGSIGSELCRQIIKHNPRSLVLYDRNENGLYFIDHELGNKYSRDFFSVVIGDICDTNRLYMKFKKYKPEIVFHAAAYKHVPLMEDNIIESVKNNVQGTWNVMELSDQTGVETFVQISTDKAVNPTSVMGASKRIAEMAVGHMNSISSTKFIVVRFGNVLGSSGSVVPLFREQLKKGGPITVTHPDIQRFFMTIPEAVQLVLQAAAMGKGGETFVLDMGEQIKIVDLAHNLITLSGLVPEKDIKIVYTGLRPGEKLYEELFDTEENILPTSHEKINMAISGTNGIDSGKFFDQLIELQIKALGSDKEGVLSTMKDLIPTYNQTPA